The genomic segment CGGCATCGACTCCGACTACCAGAACGACGACTACTACGGTCTGTTGCGTACGTACTACATCAACGACGGCGGCTCGGACGAACTCGGCCCGGAGCGGAGCGGCCCGCCGGATCACGAGAACCGCGGGCGTGCCACGTGGCGACATCGCCAGTTTCTGCCAAAGGACTGGGAGCTGACGCTCGAAGCGTCGTACATCAGTGACGACAATTTCATGGAGCAGTACGAGCGCAACGAATGGGAGAACGGCAAGGAACAGGAGACGCTCGCTTACCTGCTCAAGCGGCAGGACAACTGGCAATTCAGCACGCTGCTCAACTACCGCATCAACGAGTTTCTGACCCAGACCGAGCACATGCCGGACAACGTGTTCAGCCTGATCGGCGAGCCGCTGGGTGAGATCGCGACCTTGTACAGCGAATCGCGCGTCGGTCTGGTGCGCTATCGGCCCGACGATCGCCGCTATTTCGACGGGCAAAACCGCGACGACAACACCGGTCGCACCGGCACGGTCGTACGGGGCGATACGCGTGAGGAATTGCAGTTCCCGATGCCCGATCTCGGCCCGGTCAAGCTCACGCCGTACCTGACCGGTCGCGTCGGCGGCTACGACGACGGCCCCAGCGGAGACGACCCGGACAACGAGAGCGGCAGCATCGGCCGCGTGTTTGGCGCGTATGGCGTGCGCGGCAACATGCTGATGAGCAAGTCGGACGACTCGATCGAATCGGAGTTCTTCGACCTGCATCGACTGCGACATGTGATCAAGCCGGACTTCGCAGTCTGGAACGCACATGGGAACCGCGCGCCGCTGGAGATGACGCCGTTCGATTCCGGCGTGGAAGACATCGACGATTTCGGCGGCGGCACGCTCGGCCTGCGCCAACGCTTGCAGACCAGGCGTGGCGGTCCGGGCAAATGGCGCACGGTCGACTGGATCGTCTTCGACGTGGAGGCGGGTTTCTTCAGCGACGCCCAGAAAAACGAGGACACGCATGGCGACTACATCCTCGCGCGGCCGGAAGACAGCATCTCCTCCAACTTCATCGCGACGAACTTCCAGTACCGCATCAGCGATTCGACCGTAGTGGTGTACGATGGCGTCTATGACACCAACCGGGGCAACATGGGCAACTCAAACATCAGCCTGGCCGTCGAACGCGAGCCGCGAATGGCCTACTTCGTCGGCTGGCGCTACATCCACGACACCAACAACAGCCTCGTCGGGGGCGGGTTCAATTACAAGCTAAGCGAGAAACACACCGTCGGCCTGCGCGAGTTCTACGATGTGGAAGAAGGCCGCAACTACTCGACCGAGTTGATCTACATCCGCAAGTGGCCGCGGTGGTACACAGCGGTAGCGTTGGACGTGGACAAGGCGATCGACGACGTGGGCATCAACTTCTCGATCTGGCCGGAAGGCGCCCCGCGCCTGGGCCTCGGCTCGAAGCGCTACACGGGCTTGGCGGATTCGGTGGGCATCCGTCCAAGGTAAGCAATGCGGCCGCTTATTGCTCCGCCGATTCCATGCGTTCCGCCGGATCGGATGGCGAGGCACTTGGCGCGTTCGCGCCGTGCGGACCGCAGCAGCGGCGAAACACCATCTGCCTGCTCCTCCCACGGCCTCCCGAGGGTGGAACCATCTCAAAGGGTCGTGTGTCTGGTGACCGGCGGAACAGGTTTGCCCGCGGCAAACCCGGAGAAACCCGTTGACGGAAACAGCCGGGCGTCTCATTCAGCGCGAAACACGACATCGATCGCGCAGGTCAACGTGCGCGAAGCGCCTTCACCCCCACGATGGTCGGATGCCGCTTGAGGTAATCCATCAGCGGCAGCTCCTGCACAGCCGGCTCGCCGGAATGCAGCAGCATCACGGTGCCGTTCGCGTCGTGCGTGATGAGGCCCAGGTGGCCGACGAAGGGCGATTTCTCGTTCTTGACAAACTCGATGACGTCGGCGTCCGCCAGAACCGGCAACACCCGCTCGAGCGATGCGACCGGTATGTATTCGTCCGACCACTGCTGGACTGGAGCGTCCGTATTCAATCCGTACTTCTCAAAAAAAGTTCTGCGATTGATTGTCAGCTTATAAGCACGCACGCTTGCGCCACCCAATGCCGCCGTTGTACTTTCAAACAGCCACGCGTTGTTCACGTTCCAATCCGCCTCGGTGAAGTGATTGCGCGTGAGCAGGCCGATCCTGCCCTCGCGATAGCGAATCCGCCGCAAGGTGTCGAGGAACTCCGCTTTGTCGCGCGACAGGGCCATGGCCCACGTTTGCTCGACAAACGTCACGCAATCGCTCGCCGTCAGGCAATAAAGTGGATCGGGATCGTATGGTTCGGCGCCGCCCTCGCCCAGCGGACCGAGTTTGTAGGGCTGGCCGATCGTTCGGCGGGCGATTTCCACGACGCGCCGGCGCAGGTCCGGCTCGCGCGCGTGTAAATCGCGCAGATACGCTTCGAGGTCGGCATCTGTGAACTGCCAGAGCGGCTTATCGCCGTAGACGGGCAGCGCATCGGGGCCTGGCGGCCGACACCTGACGTTCAAAACAGACGTCAGTAGAATCGCCAGCACAAGTGCCTGACGGGGCGATCTCGAAAAAATGCGAAGGTCCATCACGACACAGCTCAACGGCACGGCGACACACAAGCCCTTTTGCAACAGCGACTTATGGCTGCTCGGCCGATAACACCGTTCGCCCGGCCGCTCGGTAATTTCACAGAGTAACTTAACTTGCCCGCATTTCCAGCCGACCAGCACGGCAACAGGCCCCGGTACTGGACCAGGGGCCGACGCAAGACTCTTGTGAGGACAGGACACATGACTTTTACGAAGAGCAACAAGTCGGCCTTCAAGGCCCAGATCGTCCGAAAGCAGAAGGCGTTCAACCGACTGGTCAAGCGGTTCAAGGCCTGCACGAACCCGACCGAGCGACGGTTCATCAAGAACGAAGCCGCTCGAATCTGCAAGTGGCTGGTCAAGTACGCCCGGCAGTGGAAGAAGTTCGGTTTCGGTGGGAACACGTGGATCTGCAAGAACTTCAAGATGGGTCGCTTCACGAGCGTCAAGACCGCGACGCGCCGCGCCCGGAAGAGCTACGCTCGCAAGAGCTATGCCCGCAAGTCGCGCCGCAACGTCTCAAAGCGCAGCCGCGTCAGCAAGAGCTGGGCGAAGCGCCGGACGACCCGCACGCGCAACACGCGCCGCTCGCGCGTGGCGTGGTAACTCGCAATCAACGCTCGCCATCGCCCGGCCGGCCCAGCGTCGGCCGGCGATGATGAGCACAGGCTGAATGGCACCGGGCCTCGGCGAACTCCCGCTCGAGGCTCGGTGTCTATTGACGCGCAACGCGGATCAGACGTTGAATCGGAAGTTGATGATATCGCCGTCGAGCACGACGTAGTGCTTGGGTTCGAGCCGCACCTTGTTGGCGGCCTTGACGCCTTTCATGTCCTTGTGGGCCTCGAAGTCGGCGTAAGAAACCGTCTCGGCACGAATAAACCCGCGTTGAATGTCGCTGTGAATCTTCCCGGCGGCG from the Planctomycetia bacterium genome contains:
- the lptD gene encoding LPS assembly protein LptD — protein: MQRTVLALIAATAILHAHPPVVSGQATAPPDLAEIQPVIPPGISDFNLEITGRLAYTWDSADGEHVTEVLGDFVANMGGTRLSSKDAVIWFRNAKWQGKPYIDLEIFLWQDAEVIQPAGTRESGPALLVTLRTFGRLVLNSAAHAAQSDEDGELYKEARKARRLLDMAPAPAAESADSPVSVTSKSAALARFAKPKPIKAINFTAQSLTSQVIDGQNVVIAQEDVFVSQGAASQSGEYVELRANAAVLYLKREQVGNAIPGLIGGESRKPARSSAASQPTEGGPPRVSGDARDQTDAAALEAFVSAVYLEGDVVLARGDRMIRAPRLYYDFDADRALILDAVTRAVEPTRNLPIYVRAQEIRQLSSTEYEANKAQFTTSEFHTPHVAIGADRIYLQDKTPRNESGDVVGVQAGAYKAYNTTLNLEGIPIAYWPFAAGDFSTDRQAFRSAKIGYNGDFGWTAETRWSLFNLMGLTPPPGFDATLKLDYFTDRGPAVGIDSDYQNDDYYGLLRTYYINDGGSDELGPERSGPPDHENRGRATWRHRQFLPKDWELTLEASYISDDNFMEQYERNEWENGKEQETLAYLLKRQDNWQFSTLLNYRINEFLTQTEHMPDNVFSLIGEPLGEIATLYSESRVGLVRYRPDDRRYFDGQNRDDNTGRTGTVVRGDTREELQFPMPDLGPVKLTPYLTGRVGGYDDGPSGDDPDNESGSIGRVFGAYGVRGNMLMSKSDDSIESEFFDLHRLRHVIKPDFAVWNAHGNRAPLEMTPFDSGVEDIDDFGGGTLGLRQRLQTRRGGPGKWRTVDWIVFDVEAGFFSDAQKNEDTHGDYILARPEDSISSNFIATNFQYRISDSTVVVYDGVYDTNRGNMGNSNISLAVEREPRMAYFVGWRYIHDTNNSLVGGGFNYKLSEKHTVGLREFYDVEEGRNYSTELIYIRKWPRWYTAVALDVDKAIDDVGINFSIWPEGAPRLGLGSKRYTGLADSVGIRPR
- a CDS encoding DUF1460 domain-containing protein, coding for MDLRIFSRSPRQALVLAILLTSVLNVRCRPPGPDALPVYGDKPLWQFTDADLEAYLRDLHAREPDLRRRVVEIARRTIGQPYKLGPLGEGGAEPYDPDPLYCLTASDCVTFVEQTWAMALSRDKAEFLDTLRRIRYREGRIGLLTRNHFTEADWNVNNAWLFESTTAALGGASVRAYKLTINRRTFFEKYGLNTDAPVQQWSDEYIPVASLERVLPVLADADVIEFVKNEKSPFVGHLGLITHDANGTVMLLHSGEPAVQELPLMDYLKRHPTIVGVKALRAR